A genomic segment from Malus domestica chromosome 05, GDT2T_hap1 encodes:
- the LOC103422269 gene encoding putative lipid-transfer protein DIR1, whose translation MEAYRKLLVIVALFLAVAIGSNALTANSDQRFCRMTKEGLNACALSVNGANPQPPSALCCTALSYADFGCLCLFKKYSNFLSAYGIDPNLAMQLPAKCNLGQPIRC comes from the coding sequence atggAAGCATACAGAAAGCTGCTTGTTATTGTGGCATTGTTCTTGGCAGTAGCCATTGGCTCCAACGCCTTGACGGCCAACAGCGACCAGAGGTTTTGCCGCATGACGAAAGAGGGTTTGAATGCATGCGCCCTTTCAGTGAACGGAGCAAACCCCCAGCCTCCGTCAGCTCTGTGTTGCACGGCTCTTTCGTATGCCGACTTCGGATGCCTTTGCCTTTTCAAGAAGTACTCAAACTTTCTCAGTGCCTATGGAATCGACCCAAACCTTGCCATGCAGCTTCCTGCTAAATGCAACCTTGGCCAGCCCATCCGTTGCTga